Proteins encoded by one window of Rutidosis leptorrhynchoides isolate AG116_Rl617_1_P2 chromosome 7, CSIRO_AGI_Rlap_v1, whole genome shotgun sequence:
- the LOC139859834 gene encoding uncharacterized protein: MEIGSNKVLISHLQYADDTIFFGSWSMEIIENLVKLLKCFELSSGLKVNYFKSNLFDVGVDKKEIEEMASLFGCKVGSLLFIYLRLPNGVKMSKTSSWKPVTEKFEK, encoded by the coding sequence ATGGAAATCGGATCAAACAAAGTCCTTATTTCTCATCTCCAATACGCGGATGATACTATTTTCTTTGGCTCTTGGAGTATGGAGATTATTGAAAATCTCGTGAAACTTCTTAAGTGCTTCGAGCTAAGTTCCGGTTTAAAAGTCAACTACTTCAAAAGTAATCTTTTTGACGTGGGAGTTGACAAAAAAGAAATTGAAGAGATGGCTAGTTTATTCGGTTGTAAGGTTGGTTCTTTGCTGTTCATTTATCTCAGGTTACCAAACGGTGTAAAAATGAGTAAAACTTCAAGTTGGAAACCGGTGACTGAAAAATTTGAGAAATAG
- the LOC139859835 gene encoding uncharacterized protein, whose amino-acid sequence MLCFSKPGGLIVIWDTSKFDINDATGGNYYLAIKGQWKKSGEVLIIVNVHGSHSDRFRDSSDRLNSQFHQRRDDRFNEFIVRNNLIDIAISGRKFTRISDDGLKFSKLDRFLVTDKFISLWDDLSIIALDRNLSDHCPLVLRDKVIDYRPKPFKVFDEWFNCEYIDKVIAGAWEQPIRGTRLDCIFRDRLKNVKLALKEWSKANFNGLDSVIKELQKEALCWELKAKSNVLSESDRATWKYNKYNLRGFNINGVWNEDPEVIKDAVFDHFQKVFYDSRTIAPRLVGCQPPNGLFGNSSIDSVGGLFRLSESEERIGSKVNEDEIWDALNECASVISKGCNSSFITMVSKKSDPIRLNDYWPISLIGSYYKIIAKLLSNHLRKVIPQLVGSEQNAFIKGRNIIDGVLIANGHLNF is encoded by the exons atgttatgtttTTCTAAACCGGGGGGTTTAATTGTGATTTGGGATACATCAAAGTTTGATATAAATGATGCAACCGGAGGGAATTATTATTTGGCTATTAAGGGTCAATGGAAGAAGTCTGGTGAAGTGTTGATTATTGTTAATGTGCATGGTTCTCATAGTGATAGAT TTAGAGACTCCTCAGATCGTCTTAATTCTCAATTTCATCAACGTAGAGATgatagatttaatgagtttattGTGAGAAACAACTTGATTGATATTGCCATTAGTGGGAGAAAATTCACACGAATAAGTGATGACGGTTTGAAGTTTAGTAAGCTTGATAGGTTTTTAGTGACGGATAAGTTTATTAGTTTATGGGATGATCTATCCATCATTGCTCTTGATCGCAATCTTTCAGATCATTGCCCGTTGGTTCTTAGAGATAAAGTAATTGATTATAGACCAAAACCTTTCAAAGTGTTCGATGAGTGGTTTAATTGTGAATATATTGATAAGGTCATTGCGGGGGCTTGGGAACAACCAATTCGAGGTACAAGGTTGGATTGTATTTTTAGGGATAGGCTTAAAAATGTCAAATTGGCGTTAAAAGAGTGGAGTAAAGCAAACTTTAACGGTCTTGATAGTGTAATCAAAGAATTGCAAAAAGAAGCCTTGTGTTGGGAGTTAAAAGCGAAATCTAATGTCCTAAGTGAGTCGGATCGTGCAACATG GAAATATAACAAGTACAACCTTCGGGGCTTCAATATAAATGGGGTGTGGAATGAGGATCCGGAGGTCATTAAAGATGCTGTTTTCGATCATTTTCAAAAGGTTTTTTATGATTCTAGAACTATTGCTCCGAGACTTGTGGGCTGCCAGCCTCCTAATGGGTTGTTTG GCAACTCGAGTATTGACTCTGTAGGTGGACTTTTTAGATTATCTGAGTCTGAAGAACGAATTGGAAGCAAGGTTAACGAGGATGAAATTTGGGATGCACTAAATGAATGTGCGA GTGTTATTTCTAAGGGGTGCAACTCGTCCTTCATCACTATGGTTTCAAAGAAGTCGGATCCGATTAGATTAAATGACTATTGGCCTATTAGCCTAATTGGAAGCTATTATAAAATCATTGCAAAGTTACTTTCGAACCACCTTAGAAAGGTTATTCCTCAACTCGTGGGTAGTGAGCAAAACGCGTTTATTAAAGGGAGGAATATTATTGATGGGGTTCTTATTGCGAATGGTCACTTGAATTTTTAA